Part of the Aquimarina sp. MAR_2010_214 genome is shown below.
AATAATCAATACTCTCGGTTGCATCGTTGAATGAAGCTAAAAAAGTCAACCCTTTTGTCTGATCAACATAATTTTTTATAACATTAATAGCCAATGGTTCATCATCTATTATAACACATTTTAAATCCATTATACTTTAATTTTTAATTCAACAATATACTGATTGTCACTTTTACTAATGGTCAGATTATATTCATCAGGTTTATAACCTAATTCAAGTCTTTTTTTTACGTTTCCTATTCCAATACCACCAGAAAAGGAATCAATTTTGTTTTTATTATTTTTAGAAGGAATTGGATTGGCAATCTTAAAATGCAGAAAATCATCTACTATAGTAAAAGAGATGTCAATTTCTATTTCTCCAACATTTTTATTAGCACCATGTTTAAAAGCATTTTCTATAAATGATAGAAGTAGCATCGGAGCAATTTTTTTTCCTTCGATTTCTCCAGAAATATTTACATGTATTTTTAAAGAATCTCCATATCGAATTCTTTCTAAATCCAGATAATTTTGAAGACACATAATTTCTTTACTAAGACATTGTCTTTTTTGATTGGTTTCATGCAGTAGGTATCGCATTAATTCAGATAACTTCAATATGGTTTTTGGAGTTTTATCTGATTTTTCTACAGAAAGAGAGTATATGTTATTTAAAGTATTAAAAAAGAAATGAGGAGACATTTGAGCTCTAAGAAAGCGTAATTCTGTTTCTAATTGTAATTTTTCGACATCAATTAATTTTTTATGCTCTCTAAGCCTGTCCAGGGTTACTTTAATAACAGAAACAAAAGAGACAACATAGAGTTCACCCAACATCATTTCTATAGTGTAATTTAAGGTCAATTCATTGGTTACTTCAGGCCCTTCTGGCCAAACATTATGATTAACTAAGAAATATGTAAAGTAAAATTTAGCCAAAACCATGGTGAAAAGAGATGTAAATAGTAAAAATATGTATATTAGGTATTTACGTTTGTCTACGAATTTTGGCATTAAGTAATATATGTTGAAATAACTTAAAGACATATGTATAATAAAACCTAGAATAGTAGTTTTTAAAGAATAGACATAATCGTTAAAATAACTACCCCATTTAAAAGTGGTAAATAGAAAATATACGAGCCAGAATATAACATGATGTTTTACTGTTATAGTATAGTTATTACCAGATGTTATATTAAGTGCCGTTTTAATTTTTTGCAGCATATTCCCCAAATTTTATGACGTTTAACTGAGTTGCTTTGTTATTGATCTAAAATTATTCTTTTAACCATATGTTTTGTAAATATTTATGTCATTACTTACTCTTCTTTATAGAACAATGATAAAAAAATAAATGTAAATAGATGAAAATACTTCGCAATATTAAATTATTAGTAATAGCAATATTGATTACTTTTTCATGTAAGAAAGAGCATAAAAATGAGAGTAGTATAGAAATAGAAGACAGTAATTTAGTAGAGTTTGTAAACCCATTTATCGGTACAGGAGGCCATGGTCATACTTACCCCGGAGCAACAGTTCCTTTTGGGATGTTACAAGTAAGTCCGGACAATGGTATTTCAGAATGGGATTGGTGCTCAGGATATCATTATTCAGATTCTCTAACAATAGGTTTTAGCCACCTACACCTTAGTGGTACCGGAATAGGAGATCTTAATGATATAAGATTAATGCCTATTAATAAAACAGTGGATTTATCTACTCCTTTCAAAACAAGAGATGAAATTCCTTTTAAATCTAAGTATTCTCATGATAAAGAAAAAGCGACACCTGGATATTACAGTGTGTTTTTAGAAGATTTTGATATTAATGCCGAATTAACCTCTACTGTTAGAACAGCTTTTCATCGGTATGAATATAAAGAAGGAGACACACAATCTGTGATATTAGATTTAGGATATGCTATTAATTGGGATAAAACACTAGAGTCACAAATACACATCGAAGATAAATTTACAGTTTCTGGGTATAGAAATAGCACTGGATGGGCAAAAAATCAAAAAGTGTTTTTTGTGATGAAATTCTCTAAAGCTATCAATAACTATGATTTATACACAGATACCAAAAAAGTTGAAAATAACAATGCTATTAAAGGTGTAAAGTCGTCTGCACAATTGTTTTTTAATGAAAGAAACAACAATCAGTTGCAGGTTAAAGTAGGGATCTCTTCAGTAAGTGTTGAAAATGCAAAAAACAATATTTCTGCATATAAAAATAAATTTGAATTTGATAGTATTGTAGAAAGTGCTGATTCATCATGGCAAAATGTATTATCAAAAATACATATAGGCACTAAAAATGATTCCTTAAAAACCATTTTTTATACTGCATTATATCATGCTCAAGTAGCACCAGTTACTTATAGTGATCGGGATGGTTCGTTTAGAAAAGAAAATGATAGTGTTGTTTTTGCAAAGAATTATACTGCGTATTCTACACTCTCGCTATGGGATACCTTTAGAGCAGAACATCCATTACTCATACTCTTAGAACCAGATAGAGTTTCTGATATCGTAAATTCTATGTTAGCATATTATGAAAACAAAAATATTTTACCTGTATGGACTTTATATGCTAATGAAACTAATACGATGACTGGGTATCACTCTGTTTCAGTGATTGCCGAAGCATATCTAAAAGGCATTAAAGGCTTTGATATCGAAAAAGCATATGAAGCGATGAAAACTACTATGATGCAAGATGAAAGAGGGTTAGAACATTATAAGAAATATGGTTATATCCCTTATAACTTGCTAGATGAATCGGTTACGATTACATTAGAATATGCCTATAATGATTGGTGTGTTGCACAAGTAGCTAAAACTCTGGGGAAAGAAGAGGATTATGAGTATTTCTTAAAACGATCCGAAGCATATATGTACCTCTTTGATGCCAAGACCGGATTTATGAGAGGAAAATCTGAGGATGGCAAAAAATGGCATGAGCCATTTGATCCCAAATTTTCTGCTCATAGAGTGCATGCTGATTATACAGAAGGAAACGCATGGCAACATAGCTGGTTTGTGCCTCAGGATGTTGAAGGTTTAATAGAATTGTTTGGTAACGAAACTACCTTTGTCACAAAGCTCGAACAGCTATTTACTGAAGATTCTGAAATTACAGGAGATAATGTTTCTGTTGATATTACTGGCCTTATAGGACAATACGCGCATGGTAATGAACCCAGTCATCATATTGCTTATATGTTTAATAAAGCTAATACACCCTGGAAAACACAATATTGGGTAAGCCAAATATTAAAAACACAATATAATACAACCCCCAATGGATTAAGCGGTAATGAAGATTGTGGGCAAATGTCGGCTTGGTATATATTCAGTTCTTTGGGGATTTACCCTATGAATCCTGCATCAGGAGAATACCAAATCGGAAGCCCAATTTTTGAAAAAGCCACTTTAGAATTATCAGATAACCTTAGTTTTAGTATAGAAGCTGAGAACGTTTCAGATAAAAACATATATATCCAATCTGCAACTCTAAACGGAAAAGAATTTGATCGATCATATATTACTCATCAGGAAATAATAGAAGGAGGAACATTGCACTTTGTAATGGGAGAATCTCCTAACAAAAACTGGGGTATACAGAAATAACCAACTCTAAATGAACCTAGCTACCGTAGATATTGTAATAATTCTATGCTATATTATTATTACTCTTCTTTTTGGATTTTATGTTTCTAAAAAAGCATCAAAAGATATAAAATCCTATTTCCTGGGCGGAAATGAAATTCCGTGGTATTATCTCGGACTATCAAATGCTTCAGGGATGTTTGATGTTTCTGGTACAATGTGGACGGTTACTATTCTTTTTGTTTACGGAATGAAAAGCGCCTGGCTTCCTTGGTTATGGCCAGTATGGAATCAGGTTTTTATTATGATTTTTATGGCCGCGTGGTTACGAAGGTCAAATGTGATGACAGGAGCACAGTGGATAACTTATAGATTTGGATCTGCACTTGGAGCTAAGCTTTCTCATATCATAGTAACAGTTTTTGCAGTTATAAGTACTTTAGGTTTTATAGCTTATTTTTTTGAAGGGATAGGCAAATTTGCGATTATATTTTTTCCCTGGGATTTATCTTTTGACCTGGGGTTGCTTGTAGTGGCTTCAGAACAATCTTATGCTTTGATAATTATAGGTATAACCACTTTATACACTTTAAAAGGAGGAATGTATAGTGTAGTGGGGACAGAAGTTATTCAGTTTGTGATTATGACCATTTCATGTTTGGTTATTGGATATATTGCTTTTACTTCTGTTACAGCAGAGCAAATTGCTGCGGCAACACCAGAGAATTGGAATAATGTATTCTTTGATATGAAATTGGATTTGGATTGGACTGGGTATATCGATAGTGTAAATAAAAAGATAGAGAAAGATGGATTCTCTTTGTTTGGTTTTCTATTTATGATGATGATTTTTAAAGGTATTTTTGCCAGCCTTGCAGGTCCCGTACCAAGCTATGATATGCAGCGTGTTTTATCTACAAAAAATGAAGTAGAAGCTTCAAAAATGAGCGCTTTTACTATAGTTGTGCTTTTTGTTCCCAGATATTTAATGATCACTGGATTTGCCGTATTAGGTTTAGTGTATTTGGGACCAGAATTACAGCAAGCAGGAATAGATGTAGATTTCGAAACCATATTACCAGTAGCTATTCATCGCTTTGTCCCAATAGGTTTTAAAGGTTTGTTGCTCGCAGGATTACTAGCTGCTTTTATGGGAACATTCGCTGCTTTTATAAATGCTGCACCGGCATACATTGTTAAT
Proteins encoded:
- a CDS encoding sodium:solute symporter family protein codes for the protein MNLATVDIVIILCYIIITLLFGFYVSKKASKDIKSYFLGGNEIPWYYLGLSNASGMFDVSGTMWTVTILFVYGMKSAWLPWLWPVWNQVFIMIFMAAWLRRSNVMTGAQWITYRFGSALGAKLSHIIVTVFAVISTLGFIAYFFEGIGKFAIIFFPWDLSFDLGLLVVASEQSYALIIIGITTLYTLKGGMYSVVGTEVIQFVIMTISCLVIGYIAFTSVTAEQIAAATPENWNNVFFDMKLDLDWTGYIDSVNKKIEKDGFSLFGFLFMMMIFKGIFASLAGPVPSYDMQRVLSTKNEVEASKMSAFTIVVLFVPRYLMITGFAVLGLVYLGPELQQAGIDVDFETILPVAIHRFVPIGFKGLLLAGLLAAFMGTFAAFINAAPAYIVNDIYKKYINPKASDKTYVKYSYLSSILIVLVGVIGGFFASSINELTIWLTSALYGGYAAANVLKWIWWRFNSYGYFGGMLAGLIAATIVPGIFPDTTAIYLFPGILLISFVGCFLGVLLGKQDDIVVLKNFYKTTKPWGWWKPVISAIQKEEPNFTPNKNFWRDMFNCGIGIIWQMTFVLIPMYLIIKEYYSMAFVILLMVITSVILKKTWYDKLKAK
- a CDS encoding GH92 family glycosyl hydrolase, which gives rise to MKILRNIKLLVIAILITFSCKKEHKNESSIEIEDSNLVEFVNPFIGTGGHGHTYPGATVPFGMLQVSPDNGISEWDWCSGYHYSDSLTIGFSHLHLSGTGIGDLNDIRLMPINKTVDLSTPFKTRDEIPFKSKYSHDKEKATPGYYSVFLEDFDINAELTSTVRTAFHRYEYKEGDTQSVILDLGYAINWDKTLESQIHIEDKFTVSGYRNSTGWAKNQKVFFVMKFSKAINNYDLYTDTKKVENNNAIKGVKSSAQLFFNERNNNQLQVKVGISSVSVENAKNNISAYKNKFEFDSIVESADSSWQNVLSKIHIGTKNDSLKTIFYTALYHAQVAPVTYSDRDGSFRKENDSVVFAKNYTAYSTLSLWDTFRAEHPLLILLEPDRVSDIVNSMLAYYENKNILPVWTLYANETNTMTGYHSVSVIAEAYLKGIKGFDIEKAYEAMKTTMMQDERGLEHYKKYGYIPYNLLDESVTITLEYAYNDWCVAQVAKTLGKEEDYEYFLKRSEAYMYLFDAKTGFMRGKSEDGKKWHEPFDPKFSAHRVHADYTEGNAWQHSWFVPQDVEGLIELFGNETTFVTKLEQLFTEDSEITGDNVSVDITGLIGQYAHGNEPSHHIAYMFNKANTPWKTQYWVSQILKTQYNTTPNGLSGNEDCGQMSAWYIFSSLGIYPMNPASGEYQIGSPIFEKATLELSDNLSFSIEAENVSDKNIYIQSATLNGKEFDRSYITHQEIIEGGTLHFVMGESPNKNWGIQK
- a CDS encoding sensor histidine kinase: MLQKIKTALNITSGNNYTITVKHHVIFWLVYFLFTTFKWGSYFNDYVYSLKTTILGFIIHMSLSYFNIYYLMPKFVDKRKYLIYIFLLFTSLFTMVLAKFYFTYFLVNHNVWPEGPEVTNELTLNYTIEMMLGELYVVSFVSVIKVTLDRLREHKKLIDVEKLQLETELRFLRAQMSPHFFFNTLNNIYSLSVEKSDKTPKTILKLSELMRYLLHETNQKRQCLSKEIMCLQNYLDLERIRYGDSLKIHVNISGEIEGKKIAPMLLLSFIENAFKHGANKNVGEIEIDISFTIVDDFLHFKIANPIPSKNNKNKIDSFSGGIGIGNVKKRLELGYKPDEYNLTISKSDNQYIVELKIKV